Proteins found in one Maridesulfovibrio sp. genomic segment:
- a CDS encoding STAS domain-containing protein translates to MKINSKKIGEVMIMEIEGRLDALTATELEDELCKYINQGETKVVFDLGELEYISSAGLRAILFCAKKLKGSDGAIAFAGITGMISEVFEISGFGTMFNIYNSALTAVEKIS, encoded by the coding sequence ATGAAAATCAACAGTAAAAAAATAGGCGAAGTAATGATCATGGAGATTGAAGGTCGCCTTGATGCCCTTACCGCTACAGAACTTGAGGACGAATTGTGCAAGTACATAAATCAGGGTGAGACAAAGGTAGTATTTGATCTCGGAGAACTGGAATATATTTCAAGTGCAGGGCTGCGGGCGATACTTTTTTGCGCCAAAAAGCTGAAAGGATCAGACGGAGCCATCGCTTTTGCGGGCATAACCGGCATGATCAGTGAAGTTTTTGAAATTTCCGGATTCGGAACAATGTTTAACATATACAATTCCGCACTTACCGCAGTGGAAAAGATATCCTGA
- the budA gene encoding acetolactate decarboxylase — translation MNITNKLSSVILFLALAVCLLPGISKAGETIYQYSIIDSLLAGNYDGELTIGELKGHGDTGIGTFNHLDGEMVFLDGEIYKINSTGKALRIEDTERTPFATAAFFKTATIVKLDSIKTLAELDKKISNAIGSENIFYIIRIDGTFHKMRTRSVPAQTKPYLPLIEVVKKQKNFRFKDVAGSLIGIKSPTYVKGIGIPGFHWHFITKDRTAGGHVLDCAFTDLAAKVGAYNNVSLQLPESRNFLKTKFNQDKQKELKAVEKSSEKK, via the coding sequence ATGAACATAACTAATAAGCTTTCTTCTGTAATACTTTTTCTTGCTCTGGCCGTGTGCTTACTGCCCGGAATCTCCAAAGCGGGCGAGACAATCTATCAATACTCGATCATTGATTCACTGCTAGCGGGGAACTATGATGGCGAACTGACCATCGGTGAATTAAAAGGACATGGAGACACCGGGATAGGTACCTTTAACCACCTAGATGGGGAAATGGTCTTCCTTGACGGGGAAATTTACAAAATAAACTCCACGGGTAAAGCCCTAAGGATAGAAGATACCGAGCGCACCCCTTTTGCGACGGCAGCCTTTTTTAAGACCGCTACAATCGTCAAACTTGATTCCATAAAGACACTGGCTGAACTCGACAAAAAAATTTCAAACGCCATCGGCTCGGAAAATATTTTTTATATAATCAGAATTGACGGCACCTTTCACAAAATGCGCACCCGCAGCGTACCTGCCCAGACCAAACCATACCTCCCGCTGATCGAGGTGGTAAAAAAGCAGAAAAACTTCAGGTTCAAGGACGTTGCGGGATCACTTATCGGCATCAAAAGCCCTACCTACGTGAAAGGAATCGGTATTCCGGGGTTTCACTGGCATTTCATCACCAAAGACCGTACAGCCGGAGGGCACGTACTTGACTGTGCCTTTACTGATCTGGCAGCCAAGGTAGGAGCATACAACAATGTTTCCCTGCAACTCCCGGAATCCAGAAACTTTCTGAAGACTAAATTTAATCAAGATAAGCAAAAAGAATTAAAAGCTGTGGAAAAATCTTCAGAGAAGAAGTAA
- a CDS encoding Hpt domain-containing protein: MNDRIVIPVDEDLEAIMPRYLEIRQRELSELENAVEKKDFETIRLLGHRLKGTGSSYGLDELTRLGTIIEDKALEQELTSISKHTAVIRHFLEHLDIKYVEVDE, encoded by the coding sequence ATGAATGACCGCATTGTTATTCCGGTGGATGAAGATCTGGAAGCTATAATGCCTCGCTATCTGGAAATCAGACAACGAGAACTCTCGGAACTTGAAAACGCTGTTGAGAAAAAAGATTTTGAAACCATACGTTTGCTGGGACACCGCCTCAAAGGTACCGGGTCTTCGTACGGTCTTGACGAACTTACCCGCTTGGGAACTATAATCGAAGATAAAGCTCTGGAGCAGGAGCTGACATCAATATCGAAGCATACAGCCGTAATCAGGCATTTCCTTGAACATCTCGACATTAAATACGTTGAAGTGGACGAATAA
- a CDS encoding DsbA family protein, which translates to MPKKLSVLIILSMLTAFGFPAAADNSPSKEKLRILLKNNPDLIFEALKGHEEKLYDLLQIGLEKKNKARIRAGRLKQLKNPKIPALHADRPVWGPANGEINIVMFSDFQSASCSKAIRIIQKLLQKHPEISFRYRHNPLGLHKMSLPAARYYEALALQDHAKARKLNGLILRNRISIKNEGRKKLDELAEQCGADMNQLHKTLNSPQVKARIDEDKKEARKFGLTASPVFLINGVTVTGAPPLEEFEEVLQMIHNN; encoded by the coding sequence ATGCCGAAAAAACTGTCCGTCCTGATCATCCTGTCCATGCTGACAGCATTCGGCTTCCCGGCCGCAGCGGACAATTCTCCTTCCAAAGAAAAGCTCCGCATTCTCCTGAAAAATAATCCCGACCTGATCTTTGAAGCCCTCAAAGGACACGAAGAAAAACTTTACGATCTTTTACAGATCGGGCTTGAAAAAAAGAACAAAGCACGTATCCGGGCCGGCAGACTCAAACAGCTGAAGAACCCCAAGATCCCGGCTCTGCATGCAGACCGCCCGGTCTGGGGTCCCGCAAACGGGGAAATCAATATCGTAATGTTTTCCGATTTCCAAAGTGCAAGCTGCTCAAAGGCAATTCGGATCATTCAAAAGCTTTTGCAAAAACATCCGGAAATAAGCTTCCGCTACCGGCACAACCCGCTGGGTCTGCACAAAATGTCCCTGCCTGCAGCCCGCTATTACGAAGCCTTAGCCTTGCAGGATCACGCTAAAGCCCGCAAGCTTAACGGCCTGATTCTGCGAAACAGAATCTCAATCAAAAACGAAGGTCGCAAAAAGCTTGATGAACTGGCTGAGCAATGCGGAGCGGATATGAACCAGCTGCATAAAACACTAAACTCTCCGCAGGTAAAAGCCCGTATTGACGAGGACAAAAAAGAAGCACGCAAATTCGGCCTCACCGCCTCCCCGGTTTTTCTTATCAACGGAGTTACCGTTACCGGAGCGCCGCCACTGGAAGAATTTGAAGAAGTTTTGCAAATGATACACAATAATTAA
- a CDS encoding HD domain-containing phosphohydrolase — MKGLTELLTCIQEISGGNYSNDIMHLTTGDYDPYVRELAESVGLMMVRIEAREFALEQANDELKCNIVATIKAVARGLSLRDPYTRGHAERVGNYCERLARKMELSDDEIWTMHVAGTLHDIGKIGFSDRLIQNVDTKVDAEMLAEIKQHPEWGFKMLRGLEFLGPALEYVRSHHERLDGTGYPNGLQGDEIKTGSRILSIADVFDAITTTRTYQNAMDLEKAFGILRKLAGPSLDPELVELFISDIIEFGLEDVEDNFSTCATPNCVFPSHDTKK, encoded by the coding sequence ATGAAAGGACTCACCGAACTGCTGACCTGCATTCAGGAAATTTCCGGCGGAAATTATTCCAATGACATCATGCACCTGACCACCGGGGATTATGATCCTTATGTCAGGGAACTGGCGGAATCCGTGGGTTTGATGATGGTCCGTATTGAGGCTCGTGAGTTTGCGCTTGAGCAGGCCAATGACGAGCTTAAGTGTAATATCGTCGCAACTATCAAGGCTGTAGCGCGTGGTTTGAGCCTGCGCGATCCTTACACCCGTGGGCATGCGGAAAGGGTGGGGAACTATTGCGAACGGCTTGCCCGTAAAATGGAGCTTTCCGATGATGAAATATGGACCATGCACGTGGCCGGAACCCTGCACGATATCGGCAAGATAGGGTTCAGCGACCGCCTGATTCAGAATGTGGACACCAAGGTGGACGCGGAGATGCTGGCAGAGATCAAGCAGCACCCGGAATGGGGCTTCAAGATGCTCCGTGGATTGGAATTTCTCGGTCCTGCTTTAGAATATGTGCGCTCGCATCATGAACGGCTGGACGGCACCGGATACCCCAACGGTTTGCAGGGCGATGAAATTAAGACCGGATCGCGCATCCTGTCTATTGCAGATGTTTTTGACGCGATAACCACCACCCGAACCTATCAGAATGCCATGGATCTTGAAAAAGCCTTCGGCATCCTGCGTAAACTGGCTGGGCCTTCGCTTGATCCTGAGTTGGTAGAGTTGTTCATAAGTGATATTATTGAGTTCGGCCTTGAAGATGTGGAAGATAATTTCAGCACTTGCGCTACGCCTAATTGCGTTTTTCCAAGTCATGACACAAAAAAATAA
- a CDS encoding SprT family zinc-dependent metalloprotease: MADFPLPYSVRVSPRAKNVIIKLIPDKGIEVVLPKGVSHRDVPGFLEKRREWIKRNIRRLEEKGLSLDPPDLNLPEAIHFPATDKTFAVRRVRNKKQELRMRRNVDKLLISGNDWSLDEELKLLTGFVRKEAKKFLVAELRSISKELNLPFNKVFIRAQRKRWGSCSAKGNINLNMKLMFLPYRLVRYVLIHELCHTVHLNHSAKYWRLVKMVEPEVDNLEKELSQSGRLVPAWVDYQ, translated from the coding sequence ATGGCAGATTTTCCACTCCCGTACTCGGTACGGGTCAGCCCGAGGGCAAAAAATGTAATCATCAAACTCATCCCGGACAAAGGGATTGAGGTCGTGCTGCCCAAAGGGGTAAGCCACAGGGATGTCCCCGGTTTTCTGGAAAAACGGAGGGAGTGGATCAAGCGCAACATCCGTAGGCTGGAAGAAAAAGGCTTATCGCTTGACCCCCCGGACCTGAACCTGCCGGAAGCGATACATTTTCCCGCCACCGATAAAACATTCGCGGTGCGTAGAGTCAGAAACAAGAAGCAGGAATTGCGCATGCGCCGCAATGTGGACAAACTGCTCATCAGCGGAAATGACTGGTCTCTGGACGAAGAGCTTAAACTGCTAACCGGATTTGTGCGTAAGGAAGCAAAAAAATTTCTTGTAGCAGAACTCAGGAGTATTTCTAAGGAACTGAACCTGCCCTTCAACAAGGTCTTCATACGCGCCCAGCGAAAGCGATGGGGAAGCTGCTCTGCCAAAGGTAATATAAACCTGAACATGAAACTAATGTTTCTGCCTTACCGACTGGTCCGGTATGTTCTTATCCACGAACTCTGCCACACTGTGCACCTAAACCATTCCGCAAAATACTGGCGGCTTGTCAAAATGGTTGAACCGGAGGTTGATAATCTGGAAAAGGAGCTTTCGCAGTCCGGTCGTCTGGTCCCTGCATGGGTCGATTATCAGTAG
- the eno gene encoding phosphopyruvate hydratase, which yields MSTITAVWAREILDSRGNPTVEVEVVLESGATGRAAVPSGASTGSREALELRDGDKDRYKGKGVQVAVANVREEIAEALVGQDALRQVNIDNILIELDGTENKERLGANAMLGVSMAVARAAANLLGIPLYQYLGGVNGKLLPVPMMNIINGGEHAPNNLDIQEFMIMPIGAETFAEALRMGSEIFHTLKGLLAADGHNTAVGDEGGFAPNLESHAQAFEYIMKAIETAGYRPGADVALAIDAAASEFYKDGKYVLAGENKEFDAQGMIDFYSDFVERFPLISIEDGLAEGDWDGWVKMTDDLGEKIQLVGDDLFVTNPDILAEGIERGACNSILIKLNQIGTLTETLDTMELAKTAGYTNVVSHRSGETSDHFIADLAVGINAGQIKTGSLCRSDRLAKYNQLLRIEEDLEDDGIYYGPALKEAFFGEDE from the coding sequence ATGAGCACTATTACCGCAGTATGGGCTAGAGAAATTCTGGATTCCAGAGGTAACCCTACCGTAGAAGTAGAAGTAGTTCTTGAATCCGGCGCTACCGGTCGTGCGGCTGTTCCCTCCGGAGCATCCACCGGTTCCCGTGAAGCCCTTGAACTGCGTGACGGCGACAAAGATCGTTACAAAGGTAAAGGCGTGCAGGTTGCAGTAGCCAACGTTCGTGAAGAAATCGCGGAAGCTCTGGTCGGTCAGGATGCGCTGCGTCAGGTCAATATCGATAATATCCTCATCGAGCTCGACGGTACTGAGAATAAAGAACGCCTCGGCGCAAATGCAATGCTCGGCGTTTCCATGGCTGTTGCCCGCGCTGCTGCAAATCTGCTCGGTATTCCCCTCTACCAGTATCTCGGCGGTGTAAACGGTAAGCTTCTGCCCGTTCCCATGATGAATATCATCAACGGCGGCGAACATGCACCCAACAACCTGGATATTCAGGAATTTATGATTATGCCCATCGGTGCTGAGACTTTTGCTGAAGCTCTGCGCATGGGTTCTGAAATTTTCCACACCCTCAAAGGTCTGCTGGCTGCCGACGGCCATAATACCGCAGTTGGTGATGAAGGTGGTTTCGCACCGAACCTCGAGTCTCACGCTCAGGCTTTTGAATATATTATGAAAGCTATTGAAACAGCTGGTTACCGTCCCGGTGCTGATGTTGCTCTCGCTATCGATGCAGCAGCTTCCGAATTCTACAAAGACGGCAAGTATGTTCTGGCCGGTGAAAATAAAGAATTCGACGCTCAGGGCATGATTGATTTTTACTCCGACTTCGTAGAGCGTTTCCCGCTTATCTCCATCGAAGACGGCCTTGCTGAAGGCGACTGGGATGGCTGGGTAAAAATGACCGATGATCTCGGTGAAAAAATTCAGCTTGTAGGTGATGATCTGTTCGTAACCAATCCCGATATCCTTGCTGAAGGTATCGAGCGCGGCGCTTGCAACTCCATCCTCATCAAGCTGAACCAGATCGGTACCCTTACCGAAACTCTGGACACCATGGAACTGGCCAAGACCGCAGGCTACACTAACGTTGTATCCCACCGTTCCGGTGAAACAAGCGACCATTTCATCGCTGACCTCGCCGTAGGTATTAACGCAGGCCAGATCAAGACCGGCTCCCTGTGCCGCTCCGACCGCCTCGCCAAGTACAATCAGCTGCTGCGCATCGAGGAAGACCTCGAAGATGATGGCATCTACTACGGTCCTGCTCTGAAGGAAGCTTTCTTCGGCGAAGACGAGTAA
- a CDS encoding type III pantothenate kinase: MSSETILLFDVGNTNTKIGFSTRDEIGSSFTLPTDPGGTADSWGLKLIEICRVAGFSNDEIIGGAVSSVVPPMNPILKRAVERFFPCELRFAPDSIPLSLNNRYERPWEVGADRLVTAFSGRQISDSKNLIVVDFGTATTFDCVVGNDYMGGLICPGVLSSTKALASGTAKLPHISLEIESETIRPGKSTADSLNQGLIFGFAAMVEGLSERLSNTLGGEVELIATGGFASKIAEVCRAIDRVEPTLLLDGLRMGWFGSEK; the protein is encoded by the coding sequence TTGAGTTCGGAAACAATTTTACTTTTTGATGTAGGAAATACCAATACAAAAATCGGTTTTTCCACCCGTGATGAAATCGGCTCCTCCTTCACCCTGCCGACCGATCCCGGCGGCACTGCCGATTCCTGGGGATTGAAGCTCATTGAAATTTGTAGGGTGGCCGGTTTTTCCAATGATGAGATCATCGGTGGGGCTGTTTCTTCGGTTGTTCCGCCCATGAATCCGATTCTGAAACGGGCTGTGGAACGGTTTTTCCCCTGCGAGCTCCGCTTTGCACCTGACTCAATTCCACTGTCGCTGAATAACAGGTATGAGCGGCCGTGGGAAGTCGGTGCGGATAGACTTGTGACCGCTTTTTCAGGACGCCAGATCAGCGATAGTAAGAATCTTATTGTTGTTGATTTCGGAACCGCCACCACTTTTGATTGCGTGGTTGGTAATGATTACATGGGCGGGCTGATCTGTCCCGGAGTGCTTTCCTCCACCAAGGCTCTGGCCTCCGGAACCGCGAAGCTGCCACATATTTCACTCGAGATTGAGTCTGAAACCATCAGGCCCGGTAAAAGCACCGCGGATAGTCTCAATCAGGGACTTATTTTTGGTTTTGCGGCCATGGTAGAGGGCTTGAGCGAGCGGCTGAGCAACACTCTCGGCGGGGAGGTTGAGCTTATAGCCACCGGAGGTTTCGCTTCCAAAATTGCTGAAGTCTGCCGTGCGATTGACCGTGTTGAGCCGACTCTCCTTCTGGACGGGTTGCGCATGGGTTGGTTTGGCAGTGAAAAATAG
- a CDS encoding MerR family transcriptional regulator: MPDKKLLSIAEISRLLEVPESTLHYWKNRFAQYLPSTGRNRQKRFKSEAVEIFKIIASMLKQGHTADDVMAELSRKYPVNAAIEPQGPDHAQCVAPAHMQQPNLEPAIQLAAAMGTEIAKSINEGLKGMLSCMPAGSVTDDVKECMAKATADLNSQNESIEGLKDENTQLREKLSIMEAELVRLRKDRREMEKFLLDKLKAVTK; the protein is encoded by the coding sequence GTGCCAGACAAAAAACTTCTCTCCATTGCGGAAATTTCCCGCCTGCTGGAAGTCCCTGAATCAACCCTCCATTACTGGAAAAACCGCTTTGCGCAGTATCTGCCCAGCACAGGCCGCAATAGGCAGAAAAGGTTCAAATCCGAAGCAGTTGAAATTTTTAAAATTATTGCTTCCATGCTCAAGCAGGGCCATACAGCCGACGACGTTATGGCTGAACTGTCCCGCAAATATCCCGTTAATGCAGCCATTGAACCGCAAGGCCCTGATCATGCTCAGTGCGTTGCTCCGGCCCACATGCAGCAGCCCAATCTGGAACCTGCAATCCAACTTGCTGCGGCAATGGGCACGGAAATAGCAAAATCCATTAACGAGGGGCTTAAGGGAATGCTCTCCTGTATGCCTGCCGGAAGTGTGACGGACGATGTAAAAGAATGCATGGCAAAGGCAACAGCTGATTTAAATTCCCAGAATGAAAGCATCGAAGGATTAAAAGACGAGAACACCCAGCTCAGGGAAAAACTTTCTATTATGGAAGCGGAGCTGGTCCGTCTGCGCAAAGACCGTAGGGAAATGGAAAAGTTCCTCCTTGACAAGCTAAAAGCCGTAACTAAATAG
- a CDS encoding chemotaxis protein CheD yields the protein MPLNNSDIRRVFLHTGDAYIGVTPTLVSTVLGSCVAISMFCPRTRQGAICHAFLPSRVKSPDSREPYLQICRYVDTSVPHLLKSMNRLGVKKSEIEVKLFGGATGLTYSQVRPSCALGIGNRNVEAALEHLKAHGLPPRSMDVGGNVGRKLLFSTYTGDVWIKRLEKKML from the coding sequence ATGCCCCTGAACAATTCTGATATACGCCGGGTTTTCCTGCATACCGGAGACGCTTACATAGGCGTGACGCCTACTTTGGTCTCCACGGTGCTGGGTTCATGTGTGGCTATTTCCATGTTTTGTCCGCGCACCAGACAAGGGGCGATATGTCATGCTTTTCTCCCTTCACGTGTTAAATCCCCAGATTCGAGAGAACCTTACCTGCAAATTTGCAGATATGTGGACACCTCCGTACCCCATTTGCTAAAGAGTATGAATCGTCTGGGAGTCAAAAAGAGTGAGATTGAGGTCAAACTGTTCGGAGGGGCAACAGGGCTGACCTACTCGCAAGTTAGACCTTCATGCGCGCTGGGCATCGGCAACAGAAACGTTGAAGCGGCCCTTGAACACCTCAAGGCACACGGATTGCCCCCCCGCAGCATGGATGTGGGTGGCAACGTGGGCAGAAAACTGCTCTTCAGCACTTACACCGGCGATGTCTGGATCAAAAGACTTGAAAAAAAAATGCTCTAA
- the uvrA gene encoding excinuclease ABC subunit UvrA yields the protein MKKSIHIEGARQHNLKNLNLDIPRDQLVVVCGPSGSGKSTLSFDIVYAEGQRRYVESLSAYARQFLPQLDKPQVDKIEGLSPAISLEQQSTSRNPRSTVGTVTEIYDFLRVFFARLGKFHCPECGIPIAAQTSDEILERIMALGEGTKFMLLAPLVDHQKGTHKDLFKKLKKEGFVRVRVDGQIYTIDDVPDLEKNKKHNVDLVVDRLVIKGDMKKRLGDSLELALRYGDESIVVSIIGGEDVYLSTMSTCPSCKISMPKLSPQLFSFNSPQGACTLCSGIGSVEYYEPELLAPNKGLSLKTGAVIPWKSPKMFERYEKDFRALGKKHGFKVDTPLSEFSAAAHKALFYGDKELGWEGVVDLLEVGHNLGRIWRDELSRFRQSRPCPACEGARLRPESLAVKVENVSIFEFCSMSIKRALDWLEELDFSGHELLIAEPLLKELTHRLGFMVNVGLDYLNLGRNMATLSGGEAQRIRLAGQLGSGLVGVTYVLDEPSIGLHPRDNERLIETLRSLQSRGNTVLVVEHDESTIRNADHVIEIGPGSGMLGGEIVFQGSVKKLLDKAQTLTARYLRGELVLDKPDERRIPKDWIKLKGVNTNNLKNLDVDIPLGVLCCFTGVSGSGKSSLVVDSMYKHLALSRGVKVDQPGRISGIEGIEKIEKVISIDQSPIGRTPRSNPATYTKIFDEIRKIFCATKESKKRGYKPGRFSFNVRGGRCEACRGDGQIRVEMHFLPDVYVTCDVCKGKRYNSQTLEVDYKGKNIAEVLDMTVRQAKAFFENHPTLNRRLEVLEQVGLEYVQLGQPATTLSGGEAQRIKISRELGKRSLPGTLYILDEPTTGLHMHEVGKLIKVLQQLVEKGATVIVIEHNTDVIRASDYVFDLGPGGGESGGRIVAHGTPEEIIANPDSVTGQFLV from the coding sequence ATGAAAAAATCTATCCATATTGAAGGTGCGCGCCAGCACAACCTTAAAAATTTAAATCTTGATATTCCGCGTGATCAGCTGGTTGTTGTTTGCGGTCCTTCCGGGTCCGGTAAATCGACCTTGTCTTTTGACATCGTTTATGCCGAGGGACAGCGTCGCTACGTGGAATCCCTTTCCGCTTACGCACGGCAGTTTCTTCCCCAGCTGGATAAGCCGCAGGTTGATAAAATCGAGGGCTTATCCCCCGCAATTTCTCTGGAGCAACAATCCACTTCCCGCAACCCGCGTTCTACCGTGGGTACGGTCACTGAAATTTATGACTTTTTGCGTGTATTCTTTGCGCGGCTTGGTAAATTTCATTGCCCGGAATGCGGCATACCCATCGCGGCTCAGACTTCAGATGAAATTCTGGAGCGGATCATGGCTCTTGGCGAAGGAACCAAGTTTATGCTGCTGGCTCCGCTGGTGGATCATCAGAAAGGAACGCACAAGGATTTGTTTAAGAAGCTTAAAAAAGAGGGCTTCGTGCGTGTGCGTGTGGACGGTCAGATCTATACCATTGATGATGTTCCTGATCTTGAGAAAAACAAGAAGCATAATGTAGATCTGGTTGTGGACCGTCTTGTAATCAAGGGCGACATGAAAAAGAGGCTCGGCGATTCGCTGGAGCTGGCTCTGCGGTACGGTGATGAATCCATAGTTGTTTCCATAATCGGCGGAGAAGATGTTTATCTTTCGACCATGTCCACCTGTCCTTCGTGTAAAATAAGCATGCCGAAACTTTCCCCGCAGCTGTTTTCGTTTAACAGTCCGCAAGGTGCGTGTACCCTTTGTTCCGGCATCGGCAGTGTTGAATATTATGAGCCGGAACTGCTGGCTCCCAACAAGGGACTTTCGCTTAAAACCGGGGCGGTTATTCCGTGGAAATCCCCGAAGATGTTTGAGCGCTATGAAAAGGATTTCCGGGCATTAGGCAAGAAGCATGGGTTCAAAGTGGATACGCCGTTAAGTGAATTTTCGGCAGCAGCGCACAAGGCCCTTTTCTATGGTGACAAAGAGCTGGGCTGGGAAGGTGTAGTCGACCTGCTTGAGGTGGGGCACAACCTTGGACGGATCTGGCGCGATGAACTTTCCCGTTTCCGTCAGTCGCGGCCCTGTCCCGCTTGTGAAGGAGCTAGACTGCGCCCTGAATCTTTGGCGGTTAAGGTGGAAAATGTTTCAATTTTTGAATTTTGCTCCATGTCCATCAAGAGGGCTTTGGATTGGTTGGAAGAGCTTGATTTTTCCGGTCATGAACTGCTTATCGCCGAACCTCTTTTGAAAGAATTGACCCATCGTTTGGGTTTCATGGTCAACGTAGGGCTTGATTACCTGAATCTCGGCCGCAACATGGCGACTTTGTCCGGTGGTGAGGCCCAGCGTATCAGATTGGCCGGTCAGCTTGGGTCTGGTCTGGTGGGTGTGACCTACGTGCTTGATGAACCCTCCATCGGTCTTCATCCGCGCGATAATGAGCGTTTGATCGAAACCCTGCGTTCTTTGCAGTCCCGTGGTAATACCGTGCTGGTTGTGGAGCATGATGAATCCACCATCCGCAATGCCGATCATGTTATTGAGATCGGCCCCGGCTCGGGCATGCTCGGCGGGGAAATTGTCTTTCAGGGAAGTGTGAAAAAACTGCTCGATAAGGCCCAGACCCTGACCGCCAGATACCTGCGTGGTGAACTGGTTCTTGATAAGCCGGACGAGCGGCGCATTCCAAAGGATTGGATCAAATTAAAAGGGGTTAATACAAACAACCTCAAGAATCTGGATGTGGATATTCCTCTGGGCGTGCTCTGTTGTTTTACCGGGGTATCCGGTTCAGGCAAAAGCTCGCTGGTAGTGGATTCCATGTACAAGCACCTTGCCCTTTCGCGTGGGGTGAAAGTGGATCAGCCGGGCCGTATCTCCGGTATTGAAGGAATCGAGAAGATTGAAAAGGTCATCTCTATCGACCAGTCTCCAATCGGCAGGACTCCAAGGTCCAACCCGGCCACCTACACCAAGATATTTGATGAAATTCGTAAGATTTTCTGTGCAACCAAAGAATCCAAGAAGCGCGGCTACAAGCCTGGACGTTTCAGCTTTAACGTGCGCGGCGGTCGCTGCGAAGCCTGTCGCGGTGATGGTCAGATCAGGGTGGAAATGCATTTCCTGCCCGATGTGTATGTGACCTGTGATGTCTGCAAGGGTAAACGTTACAACAGTCAGACTCTGGAAGTGGATTACAAAGGCAAGAATATTGCGGAAGTTCTGGATATGACCGTGCGTCAGGCCAAGGCCTTTTTTGAGAACCATCCCACCCTGAATCGCAGACTGGAAGTGTTGGAGCAGGTGGGTCTTGAATATGTTCAATTGGGCCAGCCGGCTACCACGCTTTCCGGAGGGGAAGCCCAGCGGATCAAGATCTCGCGCGAGCTTGGTAAACGCAGCCTGCCCGGAACCCTCTACATCCTTGATGAGCCGACGACCGGACTGCATATGCACGAGGTGGGCAAGCTTATTAAGGTCCTACAGCAGCTAGTGGAAAAAGGCGCTACGGTCATCGTCATCGAGCATAATACTGATGTTATCCGTGCGTCCGATTATGTCTTTGATTTAGGACCCGGAGGAGGAGAGTCCGGGGGGCGGATAGTGGCTCACGGGACTCCTGAAGAAATCATTGCCAATCCTGATTCTGTTACGGGACAATTTTTGGTCTAA
- the folD gene encoding bifunctional methylenetetrahydrofolate dehydrogenase/methenyltetrahydrofolate cyclohydrolase FolD, with protein MQILNGKETALTIREELKVEIDGLKDKLGRAPGLAVILVGEDPASQVYVRNKEIACEKAGIVSTAHRIDASVAQEDLEALIQKLNDDDTIDGILLQLPLPKGLDSQRCLELIDPGKDVDGFHPMNVGKLMLGLPGFRSCTPAGIMTLLERYNLPTSGKKAVVVGRSNIVGKPLAMMLMQYGDFANATVTVCHSRTDNLAEEVKAADFVFAAIGIPKFIKKEMVKDGAVVIDVGINRTDEGLVGDCDYAALEDVASAMTPVPGGVGPMTIAQLLINTVQAYKKHLVA; from the coding sequence ATGCAGATATTGAATGGTAAAGAAACAGCCCTTACTATTCGTGAAGAGCTGAAGGTAGAGATAGACGGACTTAAAGATAAACTGGGCCGCGCACCCGGCTTGGCAGTTATTCTTGTAGGCGAGGACCCCGCATCACAGGTTTACGTGCGCAATAAGGAAATAGCCTGCGAAAAAGCGGGAATAGTTTCCACCGCCCACCGCATCGATGCCTCCGTCGCTCAGGAAGATCTCGAGGCTTTAATTCAGAAGCTTAATGATGACGATACCATCGACGGCATTCTCTTGCAGCTGCCCCTGCCTAAAGGTCTGGACAGCCAGCGCTGCCTCGAACTGATCGATCCCGGCAAGGATGTGGACGGTTTCCACCCCATGAACGTAGGTAAGCTCATGCTCGGCCTGCCCGGTTTTCGTTCCTGCACACCCGCAGGTATTATGACCCTGCTGGAGCGCTACAATCTGCCTACTTCCGGTAAAAAGGCCGTGGTTGTCGGCCGGTCCAACATCGTGGGCAAGCCCCTAGCCATGATGCTCATGCAGTACGGTGATTTTGCTAACGCTACCGTTACCGTCTGCCATTCCCGCACTGACAACCTCGCTGAGGAAGTTAAAGCCGCAGATTTCGTTTTTGCCGCCATCGGCATTCCCAAATTTATCAAGAAAGAAATGGTCAAGGATGGCGCTGTAGTAATCGACGTAGGCATCAACCGTACAGACGAAGGTCTGGTCGGTGACTGCGATTACGCCGCTCTCGAAGACGTAGCCTCCGCCATGACCCCGGTTCCCGGAGGAGTCGGCCCCATGACCATCGCCCAGCTGCTGATCAATACCGTACAGGCTTATAAGAAGCATTTGGTGGCTTAG